In Acropora muricata isolate sample 2 chromosome 11, ASM3666990v1, whole genome shotgun sequence, one DNA window encodes the following:
- the LOC136890769 gene encoding MPN domain-containing protein-like — protein sequence MSERMEDDIDEMEEDEEMREDEEDDDEDEEEPEKTPVTKPKGRRKPRSVLTGRGVTLGMLLEDGVMEPGEKCLSIDYLGQKFSADLLPDGRIRWSETNQFFNSPSAWAIYCKKLVNPSKKSGCGWASVKYKGKKLDQFKTTWFRKQNNPASSMRESPTTSKQEAHASTPKSQPVHVSSHKPPPKKTSSSHFGEKQDLGSSTSLTSSFHSPPPSTSQSATSPNSSGHRVSGASVAASNSGPLPAEIKRPTKTPHSSGRGRKPNIGYIHPLPQTQVQQKSPLSFNPSPSTLSSSSKSSGSLRSPVEMLSPLSSPPATGGRKRPAVRSRQSIKYTMLTRDSDPHTLVELVNFSTLGKMQPFSIDVSTNCLLLMDYHCHLTNSEVVGYLAGKFDPQSHHMKIVQAFPCRCRFADKENAPKVEEEIRNAISQRGLVLVGWYHSHPSYQPDPSVQDIGNQLKYQSILQHENAPYGPCLGIIVSPYDNYRPTKESIMRAFWVQSTADSNKLDIPMLMNITSHQDQFLTQDLLNELRWMWSFYKGSPDTINFHNVWHGNQSYLDKVKSSLIKKFPTDQADGRFLEFIHTLLT from the exons ATGAGTG AGAGAATGGAAGACGATATTGATGAAATGGAGGAAGACGAAGAGATGAGAGAAGATGAGGAGGATGATGATGAGGACGAAGAGGAGCCTGAAAAAACCCCGGTCACCAAACCAAAAGGACGGAGGAAGCCACGATCTGTATTGACAGGCCGCGGAGTTACCTTGGGCATGCTGCTTGAAGATGGTGTGATGGAACCTGGAGAAAAATGCCTTTCTATTGATTATTTG GGACAAAAATTTTCAGCTGATCTTTTACCGGATGGAAGAATCAGATGGTCTGAAAcgaatcaatttttcaattcaCCATCTGCATGGGCAATCTATTGCAAGAAGCTTGTCAATCCCTCCAAGAAGTCAGGCTGTGGATGGGCTTCT GTGAAATACAAAGGGAAAAAACTGGATCAATTCAAGACAACTTGGTTTAGGAAACAAAATAATCCT GCGTCATCTATGCGAGAGTCACCAACCACATCAAAGCAAGAGGCACACGCATCCACTCCCAAGTCACAGCCTGTGCATGTGTCATCCCACAAACCCCCGCCAAAGAAGACATCGTCCAGCCATTTTGGAGAGAAGCAAGATTTAGGATCTTCAACTTCATTGACAAGCAGTTTTCACTCGCCTCCTCCTTCAACTTCGCAGTCAGCGACATCTCCAAATAGCTCAGGACACAGAGTTTCTGGAGCAAGTGTAGCTGCAAGTAATAGTGGTCCCTTGCCTGCTGAAATAAAGCGACCAACCAAGACTCCACATTCATCTGGCCGAGG GCGCAAGCCCAATATTGGCTACATTCACCCTTTACCTCAAACACAAGTGcaacaaaagtctcctttgtctTTTAATCCTTCTCCCTCCACGCTTTCATCATCTTCAAAGTCTTCAGGATCGCTGAGGAGTCCAGTTG aaatgttgagTCCACTGTCCTCTCCACCAGCCACGGGAGGAAGAAAGAGACCGGCGGTTAGGTCAAGACAATCGATCAAGTACACAATGTTGACTCGCGACAG cgacCCACATACTTTGGTTGAGCTTGTGAATTTCTCAACCTTGGGAAAAATGCAGCCATTTTCTATTGATGTTTCTACAAACTGTCTTTTGCTCATG gacTACCATTGTCATTTAACAAACAGTGAAGTTGTTGGTTACCTTGCTGGGAAGTTTGATCCACAGTCGCATC ATATGAAGATTGTGCAGGCTTTTCCATGTCGCTGCAGATTTGCAGACAAAGAAAATGCACCCAAGGTGGAGGAAGAG ATAAGGAATGCCATCTCACAGCGAGGGCTTGTTCTTGTGGGATGGTACCACAGCCACCCATCATATCAGCCAGACCCATCCGTGCAAGATATCGGAAACCAGCTCAAATATCAGAGCATTTTGCAGCATGAAAATGCACCTTATGGGCCCTGCCTTGGCATAATAGTGT CTCCTTATGATAATTACCGACCTACAAAGGAATCAATCATGCGTGCCTTCTGGGTACAATCTACAGCAGATAGCAACAAACTGGACATCCCAATGTTGATGAATATCACATCTCATCAAGATCAATTTCTGACTCAGGATCTTCTGAATGAGCTT